A stretch of DNA from Oceanibaculum indicum P24:
GCGCTACCGGCTCTACGGCACCAAGGTCGCCAGCAAGGCGGGGCGCGACTGGACCGGCTGGCTGGTCTCCGAGATGGGGCGCGTCACCCGCACGCCGGCGACCCTGCTCTACCGGGCCGGCTATCTGGCGGTCTATCGCCGGATGATGCCGCTGTTCACCGAACATAATTCCCCGCCCTGGACTTCTGCCGAGGCCTGGCGGCGGCTGATCCTGCCGCTCGCCGACGATCAGGGGCGCTGCACGCGGCTGCTGGTCGGCAATGTCGATATCGGCCACCGGCTGCTGACCGCTGAGCAGATCGAGGAACAGCAGCGCCGGCTGCGGCCCGACGACTGACAATCCAGAGAAACCAAGAGGACCATCATGCCGGAAATCCCCACCATCGCCCTGCCGGGCGGCGAACCCATGCCGGTGCTGGGCTTGGGCACCTGGGGCATGGGCGACGATGACCGCCGCGCCGGGCAGGAGGCGGACGCGCTGCGCAACGGGCTCGACCTTGGCATCCGGCTGATCGACACGGCAGAGATGTATGCCAATGGCCGTGCCGAGCAGATCACCGGCGAGGCGATGAAGGGACGGCGTGACGATGTGTTCCTGGTCAGCAAGGTACTGCCCGGCAATGCCAGCCGCGAGGGCACCATTGCCGCCTGCGAGCGCAGCCTGAAGCATCTGGGGACCGACCGGATCGACCTGTATCTGCTGCACTGGCGCGGCCCGCATCCGCTGGAGGAGACGCTGGCCGGCTTCGAGGCGCTGATGCAGGCCGGCAAGATCCGCCACTGGGGTGTCAGCAATTTCGACATGGATGATTGCCGGGAGCTTGAGAAGCTTGCCCCCGGAAAGGTCGCGACCAACCAGCTACTCTACAATCTGATGCGCCGCGGCATCGAATATGACCTGCTGCCCTGGTCGCGCGAGCGCGGCGTGCCGGTCATGGCCTATTCGCCCATCGAGCAGGGAAGGCTGCTGAAATATCCGGCGCTGGGCAAGGTGGCCGAACGCTATGGCGCCACGCCGGCGCAGATTGCCCTGTCCTGGCTGCTGCGCCAGCCGGGCATCGTCGCCATCCCGAAGGCCGCGCGCACCGCGCATGTGGAGGAGAACCTGGCGGCGCTGGACATCCGGCTGGACAGCGAGGACCTGGCCATTCTCGACCGGGCCTTTCCGCCCCCCGCCAGCGCCCGGCCTCTAGAGATGCTCTGACACGCACAGATTGCACGGGATCGGGATTTTCCTATTGATTGGCGCGCCTAAAACATGGAAATTTAGGCAAATAATATAAATCACCCCGAAGCGGGTACGGCCATGAGCAACAATCCCGATATCATTCACCCGCGTGCGCGGGTGTTCGGTGCATACTGGATGTCCCTGCCGAAGCGGGATTTTCTGCCGGACCGCGACCAGATCGACCTGCTGCAACTGAAGGAGATCCTGCCCTCCTTCGTCATCCTGCAATATGAATCGCCGTCCATGGTCCGCTTCCGCCTGGCCGGCACGGACGAGGTCAGGCGCTACGGCTTCGAGATCACCGGCCGGAACTATCTGGATTTCGTGCCGGAAGAACGCCGGGCGCAGGCCGTTCAGACATTCCAGACCATGCTGAACCACCCTTGTGGCACGCGGAACCTGATCGAGACCGTCACTTCCAGCGGCCGCATCGTGCTGAACGAGGCCATCGGCTATCCGGTGCGGGGCAGCGACGGGCGCGCCGACCAGATGATCTTCCAGAGCAACGACATCGAGGGCAGGCTGAAGCCCCATCAGCGCAAGGATGTGGTGGTCGAACACCGCCGCCTGCGTGAGCGCCGCTTCATCGATATCGGCGCCGGCGTGCCAAGCCTCGCCGCCTGACGCCAGCCTTTCACGGCACGCCGCTCAGCTTTGTTCCGGCGGCGTTTGATTTCCCAACAGCGAAGCCTCATACTGCGCGGCAAGGCTGAGAAAAATCAGCCATCGTAACCGCTTGGGAGGGTTTCATGGGTTCTGGCAGCCAGCCTTCGGCCGGCGCGCGTCGGCTTCGCTCGCAGCTCTGGTTCGATAATCCCGACAATCCCGGTATGACGGCGCTCTATCTGGAGCGGTACCTGAATTTCGGCCTGACGCGGGCGGAGCTGCAATCTGGCAAGCCGATCATCGGCATCGCCCAGACCGGCTCCGACCTGTCGCCCTGCAACCGCCACCACCTCGACCTCGCCAAGCGCGTCCGCGAGGGCATCAATGCCGCCGGCGGTGTGGCCTTCGAATTTCCGGTCCATCCGATTCAGGAGACCGGCAAGCGCCCGACCGCATCGCTGGACCGCAACCTCGCCTATCTGGGTCTGGTCGAGCTGCTGTATGGCTACCCGCTGGATGGCGTGGTGCTGACCACAGGCTGCGACAAGACCACGCCGGCCTGCATCATGGCCGCCGCCACGGTGAACATTCCGGCCATCGTGCTGTCCGGCGGGCCGATGCTGAATGGCTGGTGGAAGGGCGAGCGAACCGGCAGCGGCACCATCGTCTGGAAGGCGCGCGAACGCCATGCGGCGGGCGAGATCGACTATGCGGAGTTCATGGATATCGTCTCCTCCTCCGCCCCGTCGGTCGGCCATTGCAACACGATGGGCACCGCCTCGACGATGAACGGGCTGGCCGAGGCGCTGGGCATGTCGCTGCCCGGCTGTGCCGCAATTCCCGCCCCCTACCGGGAACGCGGGCAGATCGCCTACGAGACCGGGCTGCGCGCCGTGGAGATGGTGTGGGAGGATCTGAAACCGTCGGACATTCTGACGCGCGAGGCGTTCGAGAACGCCATCGTGGTGAACTCCGCCATCGGCGGTTCGACCAACGCGCCGATCCACATCAACGCGATTGCCCGGCATATCGGCATCGACCTCACCAACGACGACTGGGAGAAGATCGGCTACGACATTCCGCTGATCGTGAATTTGCAGCCCGCCGGCAAGTATCTGGGCGAGGAGTTCCATCGTGCCGGCGGTATCCCCGCCGTGGTGAACGAACTGATGAAGCACGGCAAGATCCGCGAGAATGCCGTCACCGCCAACGGCAAACCCATCGGCGAGAACTGCCGGGGCCGCGAGCGCGAGGGGGAGGATGTCATCCTGTCCTATGACACGCCGATGGTGGACAAGGCTGGCTTCCTGCATCTGCGCGGCAATTTGTTCGATTCCGCGATCATGAAGACCAGCGTGATCTCCGATGATTTCCGCAAGCGCTACCTCTCCAACCCGAAGGACCCCAACGCCTTCGAGGGTCGCGCCATCGTGTTCGAAGGGCCGGAGGATTATCACCACCGCATCGACGATGCATCGCTGAACATCGATGAGACCTGCCTGCTGTTCGTGCGCGGCACCGGCCCCATCGGCTATCCCGGCGGGGCGGAGGTGGTGAACATGCAGCCGCCGGCCGCCCTCATCAAAAAGGGCATCCTGGCGCTGCCCTGCATCGGCGATGGCCGGCAGTCCGGCACCTCGGGCTCGCCCTCGATCCTGAACGCCGCACCGGAGGCCGCCCTGAATGGCGGGCTCGCCATCCTGCAGACCGGTGACCGGGTGCGCATCGACCTGAACAAGCGCACCGCCGATATCCTGATTTCCAGCGACGAGTATGAGAAACGCAGGGCCGACCTTGTGGCGAAGGGCGGCTTCCCGTTCCCCGACCACCAGACGCCCTGGCAGGAAATCCAGCGCTCCATGGTCGCCCAGTTCGACGAGGGCATGGTGCTGAAGCCGGCGGTGAAGTACCAGCGCGTCGCCCAGACCAAGGGCGTGGCCCGGGACAATCACTGATCCAAACCCTCTCCCCTTGCGGGAGAGGGTGCGAGCGCGAGCGAGCGGGTGAGGGGTACAGCACGGTCTGAGCGGTCACCCCTCACCCAGCCGAGTCTAGGCTCCTACGTCGCCAAGCCTCGGCAACCCTCTCCCGCAAGGGGAGAGGGACAAGAAAAACAAATCAGGGAGAGAGACTTCATGCGGATTCTGATCATCGGGGCGGGCGGCATGATCGGCCGCAAACTGACACAACGGCTGATCGCGGACGGGAAGCTCGGCGGCAGTGCCATCAGCCATCTGCATCTGGTGGATGTGTCAGCCCCCGAAAAGCCCGCCGCCCCCTTCACGGTGGAGGTGGAGCCGGCGGACCTGTCGCAGCCGACCGCAGCCGCCCGCCTGATTGCCAGCCGGCCGGACGTGATCTTCCATCTGGCCGCCATCGTCTCCGGCGAGGCCGAGGCGGATTTCGAGAAGGGCTACCGCATCAACCTAGATGGCACGCGCTATCTGCTGGAGTCGATCCGCCGCACCGGCGGCACCGAGTACCGGCCGCGTCTGGTCTTCACCTCCTCTATCGCCGTGTTCGGCGCCCCCTTCCCCGAGGCCATCGGCGACGAGTTCCTGACCGCGCCGCTGACCAGCTACGGCACGCAGAAGGCCATCGGCGAGCTGCTGCTGGCGGATTTCACCCGCAAGGGATTCGTGGACGGCATCGGCATCCGCCTGCCCACCATCTGCGTGCGGCCGGGTACGCCGAACAAGGCGGCGTCGGGCTTCTTCTCCAACATCATCCGCGAGCCGCTGGCCGGCAAGGAGGCGGTGCTGCCGGTCTCCGAGGAGGTGCGCCACTGGCACGCCAGCCCGCGGGCGGCGGTCGGGTTCCTGATGCATGCCGCGACCATCGATGGCGACAAGGTCGGCCCGCGCCGCAACCTGACCATGCCCGGCCTCTCCGCCACGGTCGGCGAGCAGATATCGGCGTTGCGGGCGGTTGCCGGCGAGAAGGCGGTGAAGCTGATCCGCCGCGAACCCGACCCGGTGATCCAGACCATCGTTGCCGGCTGGCCGCACAAGTTCGACGCGAAGCGCGCCCTGGCGCTGGGCTTCAAGGCCGAAAGCAGCTTCGAGGAGATCGTCCGCATCCATATCGAGGACGAACTGGGCGGAAAGGTTTGAGGGGCAACCATCCCCTTTCAGCGACAGCGACGGAGACTCGTTCCGTGAAAGGAAAAGCAGAAAGCGTAGCCGCGCTTGATGAAATCGGGCGGATTCGCCTGTCGAAATCATTCATCCTGCGTGAATTTCTCTACAGTGAAGTTGCGAACTTCCACGGCATCCCGAACATTCCCGATGACCCGGATCTTGCAGCCATGGTGGGCAAGCGTCTTTGCGAAGACCTTCTGGAACCGCTTCAGGCAACCTTCGGGAAGATCATCATTCGTTCCGCATTCAGGTCATGTGACGTCAATGGCTTCTGCAATGAGCAGCAGAGAGCCGGAAAGAAGGGCTACACATGCTCATCGAACGAGTCGAACTTCGCGGGCCACATCTGGGATCGCCGTGATGCTGACGGGTTTTCGGGGGCAACGGCCTGCATCGTTATTCCATGGTTCGCGGAACGCTACGAAAAGGGGGAAAGCTGGCAGTCACTCGCCTGGTGGATACACGACCATCTACCCTATTCGCACCTGTGCTTTTTCCCGCGCATGGCGGCGTTCAACATCTCATGGCACGAAAAGCCGCAAAGGCGGATCGACAGCTATGCTGAGCCTAAGGGATGCCTGACGCGGCCCGGTTATCCAAACCACGACGGCAGCCACGAAGAATTTTACCCGGGCTTTCCCCAGCTTGCCACGTCATAGCCTGGGACTGACCGCGGATAACGGGGCATGATGCGCGTCAATAAAATTAAGTCTGACTTATTCAACCTGAAAAGGAATCAGCTCCGCACGCACACCTAATCCCCTTGCGCGAATTAGAAACGCCTTCTATGGTTTTCCCTAATAAAACAAAGCCTGCCTTGATGCAGGTGATGGGAGGGAAAGCATGGCGTCCGTGCAGATTCGGGACGTGCGAAAGGCCTTCGGCCCGGTCGAAGTGCTTCATGGTGTTTCCATTGACATAGAGGATGGGGAGTTCGTCATCCTCGTCGGCCCCTCGGGGTGCGGCAAATCCACATTGCTGCGGATGATCGCCGGGCTGGAGGGCATTTCCGGCGGTGAAATCCTGATCGGCGAGCGTGTGGTGAACCATGTGCCGCCGAAGGAACGGGACATCGCCATGGTGTTCCAGAACTATGCCCTCTACCCGCATATGACGGTCGGCGAGAATATGGGCTTCTCGCTGAAGTTGCGCGGCGCGCCGAGGGAAGAGTTCGACAGCCGGGTGAAGGTCGCGGCTGAGATTCTGGGTCTGACCAACCTGCTGGACCGCTATCCGCGTCAGCTGTCCGGCGGCCAGCGCCAGCGCGTCGCCATGGGCCGCGCCATCGTGCGCGACCCGCAGGTCTTCCTGTTCGACGAACCGCTGTCCAACCTGGATGCCAAGCTGCGCGTCGCCATGCGCACCGAGATCAAGGCGCTGCACCAGCGCCTGACTTCCACCACCGTCTATGTCACGCATGACCAGATCGAGGCCATGACCATGGCCGACAAGATCGTCGTCATGCATGACGGCATCGTCGAGCAGATCGGCGATCCGCTGGGCCTGTATGACCGGCCGGACAATCTGTTCGTCGCCGGCTTCATCGGTTCGCCCGCCATGAACATGCTGCGCGGCCGCATCGAGGCGAATGGCAAGCTTTCCTTCGTCAGCGATGGCGGCATCCGCCTGCCGCTCGACGATGCCCCCGCCGCCGCGCATGGCCGCCCTGTCGTCTATGGCATCCGCCCGGAGCATCTGGTGCTGGCCGATGATGGCGCCGAGGCGACGGTGACGGTGATCGAGCCGACAGGGTCCGAAATCCAGGTGGTGGCCGACATGGGCGGCACCGAGATCATCGCCGTGTTCCGGGAGCGCCATGCCTTCCGGCCGGGCGAGCGGATCAAGGTCGCGCCGCAGCCGGGCCACACGCACCTGTTCGACGCGGAGACCGGCAACCGCCTCTGACGGACGGTTCGCCACTGGCCCGGACAAGGGCCAAAACGGCCGGCGGAAAGCCGGACCGGCAAACAAGGGAGGAATGGGCAATGAGTTTTACCAGACGCGATCTGTTGAAGAGCAGCGCCGGCGTTGCTGTTGGCGTGGCGGGTGCTGGGCTGGTCGGGCCCGGCGGTGCCGCCGCCCAGGATATGAGCTTCAAGCCGGAGGCCGGGGCGACCCTGCGCGTGCTGCGCTGGCGCCGTTTCGTCGCCGGTGACGAGGAGCAGTGGGTCGCCAACACCAAGAAATTCACCGAGAAGACCGGTGTCGAGGTGCGCATCGACAATGAAAGCTGGGAAGATGTGCGCCCCAAGGCGGCGGTGGCGGCCAATGTCGGCTCCGGCCCGGACATCATCGTCGGCTGGTTCGACGACCCGCACCAGTATCCCGACAAGCTGGTCGATGTCAGCGACGTCGCCGAGTATCTCGGCAAGAAATATGGCGGCTGGTATCCGGTTGCCGAACGCTATGGCAAGAAGGACGGGCGCTGGATCGGCCTGCCGCTGGGCGCTGCGGGTGCGTGCATGGTGTACCGCAAGAGCTGGGTCCAGGAAGCCGGGTTCGAGAAGTTCCCGCAGGATTACCGCGAAGTGCTGAAATGCGCCAAGGCGCTGAAGGCCAAGGGCCACCCGATGGGCATGGCGCTGGGCAATGCGGTCGGTGACGGCAATGGATGGGTGCACACCATCCTGTGGGGCTTCGGCGGCAAGATGGTGAACGAGAACAACGAGGTCGTGCTGAACAGCGCGGAGACGGTCGCAGCCCTGGAATATGTGAAGGAGCTGTACGAGACCTTCATCCCCGGCACGCTGTCCTGGCTGGACTCGAACAACAACAAGGCCTTCCTGGCCGGCGAAATCGGTGCCACCAACAACGGCATCTCAGTCTATTACGCCGCCAAGACGTCCAAGGAAGACGCGATGAAGGCCGTGGCCGCCGACATCGAGCATGTGAACATGCCGATCGGCCCGGTGGGCAAGCCGACCGAGTTGCACCTGTTCACCCAGGCGATGCTGTTCAAGCACTCCAAATACCCGAATGCGGCGAAGGAATATCTGCGCTTCATGTGGGAGAAGGAGCAGTACGAGCCCTGGCAGCAGGCGGCCATCGGCTACATCACCCATCCGCTGGCGGCCTATGCGTCGAACCCGATCTGGACCTCCGATCCGAAGCACACGCCCTACCGTGACTGCGTGAAGAACATGCAGTGGAACGGCTTTGCCGGCGATCTGGGCTATGCCTCGGCGGCGGCGATGGCGGACTACATCATCGTCAACATGTTCGCCGAGGTCTGTGCGGGCGACCAGACGCCGAAGCAGGCGGCCGAACGCGCGGCCAAGCGCGCCGAACGCTACTACCGCGTCTGATGCGTGACGGGGGCGGCGCTGTCCTTCGGGATGGCGCCGCTCCTGCCGCACGCTGCCTGCCCCGCTGACCCGAGAACGGAGCCCGCATGGTCGCCGAGACACCCGCCGGAGCGCGCCACAACCGCTTCGCCAAGGCCGAGGACTTTCACGTGCCGCTGACCGCGCGGCTGATGAACAACCGCAACTTCCTGGCGATCTGGTTCATGCTGCCGGCCGCCGCGATCCTGCTGCTGTTCCTCGCCTGGCCGCTGATCCTGGGCATCTACCTGTCGATGACCGACACCACCATCGGGCGGCGCGGCTATTTCATCGGGCTGGAGAATTTCGAGCTGCTGGCCGACGACCCGGTGTTCTGGCTGTCGGTGTACAACACCTTCCTCTACACGCTGGTCGCCAGCATCCTGAAATTCGTGCTGGGGCTGTGGCTGGCGCTGATCATCAACGAGCATCTGCCCTTCAAGGCCTTCCTGCGCGCCATCGTGCTGCTGCCCTGGATCGTGCCGACCGTGCTGTCGGCCATCGCCTTCTGGTGGATCTATGACGCGCAGTTCTCGGTGATTTCCTGGTCGCTGCAGCGCATGGGGCTGATCGACGAATACATCAATTTCCTGGGCGACCCGGACAATGCGCGGGCCAGCGTGATTGCCGCCAACACCTGGCGCGGCATCCCGTTCGTCGCCATCACCCTGCTGGCAGGCCTGCAGACCATTCCGCAATCGCTGTACGAAGCGGCGACCATCGACGGCGCCAACAGCTGGCAGCGTTTCCGGTTCGTCACCTTCCCGATGCTGACGCCGATCATCGCGGTGGTGATGACCTTCTCCGTGCTGTTCACCTTCACCGATTTCCAGCTGATCTATGTGCTGACCCGCGGCGGGCCGTTGAACGCGACGCACCTGATGGCCACGCTGGGCTTCCAGCGCGCCATCCCCGGTGGCCAGCTTGGCGAGGGTGCAGCCATCGCGGTCGCCATGATCCCGTTCCTGCTGGCAGCCATCCTGTTCAGCTATTTCGGCCTGCAGCGCCGGCGCTGGCAGCAGGGTGGCAAGGATTGAGGGCGGCAAGGGGATTGAGGGCCATATCATGAGCACCGTGACGAACCGCCAGGCCGACCATGCCGGCACCGACATCGAGGCCCGCGAGGGCGGCCGCTCCCATGGGCCGGCGCCCAATGAGGGGATGACCTATCTCTCCTCCATCCCGCGCCGGGTGGTGACGGTCTATATCCCGCTGCTGATCTTCCTGTTCGTGCTGCTGTTCCCGTTCTACTGGATGGCGATCACTACCTTCAAATCGAACGAGGAGCTGTACAATTTCCACGATTTCAGTCCGTTCTGGGTGGTGAACGCCACACTGGCCAATGTCGAGAAGCTGTTCTTCGACACCAGCTATCCAGTCTGGCTGTGGAACACCATGCTGGTCTCCACCGTGGCGACCTTCCTGTCACTGTTCTGCGCGGTCTGCGCCGCCTATGCCATCGAGCGGCTGCGCTTCTCCGGCGCGCGTGTCGTCGGGCTGGCGATCTTCCTCGCCTATCTGGTGCCGCCCTCGATCCTGTTCATCCCGCTGGCGACGATGGTGTTCTCCTACGGGCTGTTCGACACCAACTGGGCGCTGATCCTGACATACCCGACCTTCCTGATTCCGTTCTGCACCTGGCTGCTGATGGGCTATTTCCGCTCCATCCCCTACGAGCTGGAGGAATGCGCGCTGATCGACGGCGCCTCGCGCCTGCAGATCCTGGTCCGGATCATCCTGCCGCTGTCCGTGCCGGGGCTGATCTCGGCCGGCATCTTCGCCTTCACCCTGTCCTGGAACGAGTTCATCTACGCGCTGACCTTCATCTCCTCCTCGGAGAACAAGACGGTACCGGTCGGCGTGGTGACGGAACTGGTGGAAGGCGATGTCTATCACTGGGGCTCGCTGATGGCGGGCGCCTTGCTCGGATCGCTTCCTGTCGCCATTCTGTATTCCTTCTTCGTGGAGCATTACGTCTCCTCGATGACAGGTGCCGTTAAGGAATAAGAACAGCGACAGCGGAGGAAGCTTTCCCATGAACCAGATCGATCTGAAGGGCCGCCGGGCCGTGGTCACCGGCGGCGCGCAGGGCATCGGCCTTGCGATCACGAAGCGCCTGCTGCTCTCAGGCGCCTCGGTGGCGGTCTGGGATGCTGATGCAGGCGTCACCAGGAAGGCGCTGGAAGAATTGTCAGGCCAGACCATCGGCGTGCCGGTGGACGTGACCGACTATAACGCGGTGGCGACAGCGGAAAAGAAGACCGTCGAAGCGCTGGGCGGCATCGACATTCTGGTCTGCAACGCCGGGATCGCCGGCATGAACACCACCGTCGCCGAATACCCGGTCGAGGAGTGGAAGCGGGTCATCGATATCGACCTGAACGGCGTGTTCCATTGTTGCAAGGCCGTGGTACCCGGCATGGTCGCCCGTGGCTACGGCCGCATCGTGAATACCGCCTCTATCGCCGGCAAGGAAGGCAACCCCAATGCCGGCGCCTATTCGGCGGCGAAGGCCGGCGTCATCGCGCTGACCAAGTCGCTGGGCAAGGAACTGGCCAGCCACGACATCGCCGTGAACTGCATCACGCCTGCCGCCGCGAAGACGCGCATCTTCGACCAGATGACGCAGACCCATATCGACTACATGTTGCAGAAGATCCCGCGCGGCCGCTTCGTGCAGGTGGAGGAGATCGCCTCCATGGTCGCCTGGCTGGCCTCGGCCGAGAATTCCTTCACCACCGGCGCGGTGTTCGACCTGTCCGGCGGCCGCGCGACCTATTGAGCCTTCCCCCCGATGCCCTTCGAGACGGCCCTTCGGGCCTCCTCAGGGCGAGGTTACGGTTGGAATACCGGCAGCCCCTTGGTGACCTCATGCTGAGGAGCGCTTGCCAAGGTCACTTGGGGAGCGCGTCTCGGAGCATAGGGCGGCTGGGCTCCCTCTTTCGCCAGCCATGCGTCTGCCTTGACCCTTGGCTTCGCCTGTCAGGGCTACTAACATCCGCCCGCAAGAGCGACATATCGGACCGGACATACCCGGTCCGACCGATCCGAAGCACAGGAGAGACGCCATGTATCCCGAGGTTTCCCTTTATATCGACGGCAAATGGTGCAAGGGCGCCACGGGCCGCAGCGAGCCCGTCCTGAACCCGGCGACCGAGGAGCAGATCGGCACCGTTCCGCATGCCGATAAGGCCGACCTCGACCGCGCGCTGGCCGCCGCCGAGAAGGGCTTCGAGCAGTGGAAGAAGGTGTCGGCCTATGACCGCTACAAGATCATGCGCAAGGCGGCCGACATCCTGCGCAGCCGCGCCGACGAGATCGCCAAGGTGATGACCCTGGAACAGGGCAAGCCGGTCGCGCAGGCGAAGATGGAGACCCTGGCCGGCGGCGATATCATCGACTGGTTCGCCGAGGAGGCGCGCCGCGCCTATGGCCGCGTCATCCCGGCCCGCGCCGACGGCATCTACCAGCTGGTGATCAAGGAGCCGGTCGGCCCCGTCGCCGCCTTCACGCCGTGGAACTTCCCGATCAACCAGGCGGTGCGCAAGATTTCCGGCGCCATCGCGGCGGGCTGCTCGATCATCATCAAGGGCCCGGAGGAGACCCCGGCCTCCTGCATGGAACTGATCCGCGCCTATATCGATGCCGGCGTGCCGGCGGGCGTCATCAACCTGGTCTATGGCGTGCCGTCCGAGGTGTCGGAATATCTGATCCCGCACCCGATCATCAAGAAGGTGACCTTCACCGGCTCCACCGCCGTCGGCAAGCAGCTGGCCGGTCTGGCGGGCCTGCACATGAAGCGCGTCACCATGGAGCTGGGCGGCCATGCGCCGGCCATCGTGTTCGAGGATGCCGACCTCGACACCGCGGTGAAAATCCTGGGCGTGAACAAGTTCCGCAATGGCGGGCAGGTCTGCGTCTCCCCCACCCGCTTCCTGGTGCATGAATCGCTGTACGGCAAGTTCGTCGATGCCTTCACCACCATCGCCAAGAACACCAAGGTCGGCAACGGCCTGGAGGATGGCGTGGAGATGGGCCCGCTGGCCAATGGCCGCCGCGTGACCGCCATGGAAGGCTTCGTCGCCGACGCCGTCTCCAAGGGTGCCACGGTGAAGACCGGCGGCAAGCGCATCGGCAACAAGGGCTATTTCTTCGAGCCGACAGTGCTGACCGACGTGCCGGACGATGCCCGCATCCTGCATGAGGAGCCGTTCGGCCCGGTCGCCCCGATCATGCCGTTCAGCAGCTTCGATGAGGTGGTGAAGGAAGCCAACCGCCTGCCCTACGGTCTGGCGGCCTATGCCTACACCAGGTCGGCCAAGACCGCGAACGCCATCGGCGCCGCCGTCGAGAGCGGCATGGTGTCGATCAACCATCACGGCCTGGCCCTGCCGGAAGTGCCGTTCGGCGGCATCAAGGACAGCGGCTATGGCAGCGAGGGCGGCTCGGAGGCCATCGAGGCGTACCTGAACACCAAGTTCGTCACGCAAGCTGGCCTGTAAGCCAGTCCTGCCGTAACGGCAAGAAAGAAGGCCGTCACCCTCGCGTGTGGCGGCCTTTTTCGTTCCGCTGCGGATCAGGGCTAGATGATCGCGTGGCGCACCCTGGCGGAGACATATTCGCTCAACACCACCGTGCCGAGGATGACGATGAAGATCAGCGTCACCTGTGGCCAGGCCAGCACGTTCAGCGAGGATTGCAGCTGCAATCCGATGCCGCCGGCGCCGACCAGCCCCAGCACCGTCGATTCGCGGATGTTGATGTCCCAGCGGAACACCGAGATGCCGGCGAAGGCGGGCATGATCTGCGGCACCACGCCATAGGTCAGCACCTGCGCGCGGGATGCCCCGGTGGCGCGGATCGCCTCCACCTGCTTCTCGTCGATCTCCTCGATGGCTTCATAGAGCAGCTTGCCGACGAAGCCGATGGAGCGCAGCGCGATGGCGATGATGCCGGCCAGGATGCCCGGCCCGATGATGGAAACCAGCAGCAGTGCCCAGATCAGCGAGTTGATCGACCGCGACGACACGATGATCAGCAGCGCCAGCGGCCGCAGGAAGGTGGCGCTGGGCGTGGTGTTGCGCGCCGCCATGAAAGCTACCGGCACGGCCATGACGATGCCCGCAAGCGTGCCCAGCGTGGCGATGTTCAGCGTGTCCCACAGCGGCCACCAGAGCTGCTCCATATAGCTCCAGCGTGGCGGCACCATGCGGCCAAACAGGTCACCGGCCTGGCGCGGCGCATCCCAGAAGAAGGCCCAGATGGTGGTCTGGGTCATCAGTTCCCAGCAATAGACGAACAGCGCCACACCGGCCAGCCAGCCGGCCCAGATGGCCAGCTGTTGCGGCGTCGTGCGCAGCGCCCATTCCGGCTTGCCGTTCCGTTCCGTCACCGGCATGTCACTGAATCCACTTGCGGATATAGCTGGAGGAGTATTCGGCGGCCATGACGATCACGATGATGAGGATCAGCACGGCGGCAGCCGAATC
This window harbors:
- a CDS encoding PAS domain-containing protein; this encodes MSNNPDIIHPRARVFGAYWMSLPKRDFLPDRDQIDLLQLKEILPSFVILQYESPSMVRFRLAGTDEVRRYGFEITGRNYLDFVPEERRAQAVQTFQTMLNHPCGTRNLIETVTSSGRIVLNEAIGYPVRGSDGRADQMIFQSNDIEGRLKPHQRKDVVVEHRRLRERRFIDIGAGVPSLAA
- a CDS encoding aldo/keto reductase; translation: MPEIPTIALPGGEPMPVLGLGTWGMGDDDRRAGQEADALRNGLDLGIRLIDTAEMYANGRAEQITGEAMKGRRDDVFLVSKVLPGNASREGTIAACERSLKHLGTDRIDLYLLHWRGPHPLEETLAGFEALMQAGKIRHWGVSNFDMDDCRELEKLAPGKVATNQLLYNLMRRGIEYDLLPWSRERGVPVMAYSPIEQGRLLKYPALGKVAERYGATPAQIALSWLLRQPGIVAIPKAARTAHVEENLAALDIRLDSEDLAILDRAFPPPASARPLEML
- the denD gene encoding D-erythronate dehydrogenase; translated protein: MRILIIGAGGMIGRKLTQRLIADGKLGGSAISHLHLVDVSAPEKPAAPFTVEVEPADLSQPTAAARLIASRPDVIFHLAAIVSGEAEADFEKGYRINLDGTRYLLESIRRTGGTEYRPRLVFTSSIAVFGAPFPEAIGDEFLTAPLTSYGTQKAIGELLLADFTRKGFVDGIGIRLPTICVRPGTPNKAASGFFSNIIREPLAGKEAVLPVSEEVRHWHASPRAAVGFLMHAATIDGDKVGPRRNLTMPGLSATVGEQISALRAVAGEKAVKLIRREPDPVIQTIVAGWPHKFDAKRALALGFKAESSFEEIVRIHIEDELGGKV
- a CDS encoding ABC transporter ATP-binding protein; this encodes MASVQIRDVRKAFGPVEVLHGVSIDIEDGEFVILVGPSGCGKSTLLRMIAGLEGISGGEILIGERVVNHVPPKERDIAMVFQNYALYPHMTVGENMGFSLKLRGAPREEFDSRVKVAAEILGLTNLLDRYPRQLSGGQRQRVAMGRAIVRDPQVFLFDEPLSNLDAKLRVAMRTEIKALHQRLTSTTVYVTHDQIEAMTMADKIVVMHDGIVEQIGDPLGLYDRPDNLFVAGFIGSPAMNMLRGRIEANGKLSFVSDGGIRLPLDDAPAAAHGRPVVYGIRPEHLVLADDGAEATVTVIEPTGSEIQVVADMGGTEIIAVFRERHAFRPGERIKVAPQPGHTHLFDAETGNRL
- a CDS encoding PAS domain-containing protein, whose product is MSLPPERPWPERSWTEPTDDSIVAAADAILAAREEVPASDVQAISECVVRIAWVPGSASVSDEKLAFLLDYWRGLGEGQKDGVPLAAQVDGIDLVPALGNIMLLDVERDGFDARYRLYGTKVASKAGRDWTGWLVSEMGRVTRTPATLLYRAGYLAVYRRMMPLFTEHNSPPWTSAEAWRRLILPLADDQGRCTRLLVGNVDIGHRLLTAEQIEEQQRRLRPDD
- a CDS encoding IlvD/Edd family dehydratase; this translates as MGSGSQPSAGARRLRSQLWFDNPDNPGMTALYLERYLNFGLTRAELQSGKPIIGIAQTGSDLSPCNRHHLDLAKRVREGINAAGGVAFEFPVHPIQETGKRPTASLDRNLAYLGLVELLYGYPLDGVVLTTGCDKTTPACIMAAATVNIPAIVLSGGPMLNGWWKGERTGSGTIVWKARERHAAGEIDYAEFMDIVSSSAPSVGHCNTMGTASTMNGLAEALGMSLPGCAAIPAPYRERGQIAYETGLRAVEMVWEDLKPSDILTREAFENAIVVNSAIGGSTNAPIHINAIARHIGIDLTNDDWEKIGYDIPLIVNLQPAGKYLGEEFHRAGGIPAVVNELMKHGKIRENAVTANGKPIGENCRGREREGEDVILSYDTPMVDKAGFLHLRGNLFDSAIMKTSVISDDFRKRYLSNPKDPNAFEGRAIVFEGPEDYHHRIDDASLNIDETCLLFVRGTGPIGYPGGAEVVNMQPPAALIKKGILALPCIGDGRQSGTSGSPSILNAAPEAALNGGLAILQTGDRVRIDLNKRTADILISSDEYEKRRADLVAKGGFPFPDHQTPWQEIQRSMVAQFDEGMVLKPAVKYQRVAQTKGVARDNH